A region of Theileria annulata chromosome 2, complete sequence, *** SEQUENCING IN PROGRESS *** DNA encodes the following proteins:
- a CDS encoding cyclin-dependent protein kinase, PHO85 homologue, putative (S/T protein kinase) translates to MSKISLNNSLSSNSGLPYNFDNQPPKKNSFSTVLDRDDHIFDDAVDNYLSKYDNSSSYIDSYDPNWFRIESNLKAANIADLLTFSKKIGKGVYGDVFLCYLRNEPSKRFAVKRVKQATFPVINIFGLEQNTIKELHALRSLKRPHTNIVRLYDYCSAIENSPVPNPQPGQSPSETSLVFYLIFELCDMDLSNFIKENNDRYKDHQIDLITCVVNQSKTNDFRVQDIINYSQNVYLKEKVKNNTQKKGKIPLPGLEEDIAKVIMYQILQGLAYLHSNRIIHRDIKPQNILLKNLTPITDYRQVKIADLGLSTIVPARYLSSMTEEVITLLYRPPELLLGDCKYTTSVDIWSAAVTVGECLLGKPMFRGRTEFSVLMRIISTVGCSPISEVQNLSKQFKYLTESIPHIERDPYDSLRKIFTDHFGRQLISETGLDLFVKMLKFLPSDRITAKEALKHAWFSDVSRLLKPSVVKKYQSNENIFPRGYNDMMPLTFMGNVEEFKKKIRKKQRLDTVSVDSYVTQFTFP, encoded by the exons ATGAGcaaaatttcattaaacaACTCACTTTCATCTAATTCAGGACTGCcttataattttgataatcAACCACCAAAGAAAAACTCATTTAGCACAGTTCTTGATAGAGATGACCACATTTTTGATGATGCTGTAGATAATTACTTGAGTAAGTACGATAATTCGTCCAGCTATATCGACTCGTATGACCCGAATTGGTTCAGAATTGAGAGTAATTTAAAGGCTGCAAACATAGCAGACTTACTAACCTTTTCTAAGAAGATTGGAAAAGGTGTTTATGGTGATGTATTTTTATGTTATCTGAGAAATGAACCCTCAAAAAGGTTCGCAGTTAAAAGAGTCAAGCAGGCTACATTTCCAGTAATTAACATATTTGGACTCGAACAGAATACTATAAAGGAACTCCACGCCTTAAGATCGCTTAAAAGACCTCACACAAACATCGTAAGACTGTACGACTACTGTTCTGCAATTGAAAATTCACCAGTCCCTAACCCTCAACCAGGCCAGTCACCCTCAGAAACATCACTTGTGTTTTACCTAATATTTGAACTGTGTGATATGGACTTGAGTAATTTCATTAAGGAAAACAATGATAGATATAAAGATCACCAGATTGACTTAATAACTTGCGTGGTGAACCAGTCTAAGACGAACGACTTTAGAGTTCAGGATATTATCAACTACTCTcaaaatgtatatttgaAGGAGAAGGTGAAGAACAACACTCAGAAAAAGGGAAAAATACCCTTACCAGGCCTTGAAGAGGACATTGCTAAGGTCATAATGTACCAAATTTTACAAGGCCTGGCTTATCTGCATTCCAATCGTATAATTCACAGGGATATTAAGCCTCAGAATATACTTCTTAAAAA TTTGACGCCAATAACTGATTATAGGCAAGTTAAAATCGCAGACCTCGGACTCTCAACTATTGTACCTGCTAGATACTTATCTTCAATGACTGAAGAGGTCATTACACTTCTGTACAGACCACCTGAACTTCTCCTCGGAGATTGCAAATACACTACTTCTGTTGATATCTGGTCAGCTGCCGTTACCGTAG gAGAATGCCTACTGGGGAAACCGATGTTTAGAGGAAGGACAGAGTTCAGTGTTTTGATGAGGATTATAAGCACGGTAGGATGTTCGCCGATATCGGAGGTGCAGAATTTGTCGAAACAGTTTAAGTACTTGACG GAGAGTATTCCTCATATTGAGAGAGACCCATACGATAGTCTGAGGAAGATATTCACTGACCATTTCGGAAGACAACTTATAAGCGAAACTGGACTTGACCTCTTCGTAAAAATGCTCAAATTTCTACCAAGTGATAGGATCACAGCCAAGGAGGCTCTGAAACACGCATGGTTCTCTGACGTCAGTAGGCTTCTGAAACCTTCCGTCGTCAAGAAATACCAAAGCAATGAGAATATCTTTCCCCGAGGATATAATGATATGATGCCTTTGACCTTCATGGGAAATGTCGAGGAGTTTAAGAAAAAAATCAGGAAAAAGCAAAGACTAGATACTGTTTCTGTTGACAGTTATGTAACTCAATTCACCTTCCcgtaa
- a CDS encoding thymidylate kinase, putative (chr2.C.cand.342 - thymidylate kinase), which translates to MESETVLRGKLIVFEGIDRSGKSTQINLLSQKLSEENIKNEVLSFPYKTTPTGKLLREYLRNRDESIPKQALHLLFSANRWEVMNRIIKLLKSGTHVITDRYAFSGIAYSVGAEVRLLFYQVFPQGLDFNWCLIPDTGIVEPDVVFYMDLAPECSSARGNFGSEIYENLEHMENVYEVFKRFGNLSYWNIIKAHDDQKQIHHKIYSIAKKCQFF; encoded by the exons atggaGTCGGAAACTGTTTTAAGAGGCAAATTAATTGTCTTTGAAGGGATCGATAG ATCTGGAAAATCAACGCAGATTAATTTACTATCGCAAAAATTGTCAGaggaaaatattaaaaatgaagtATTATCCTTTCCAT ataAAACAACTCCTACTGGAAAACTCTTGAGGGAGTATCTAAGAAATAGAGACGAGTCAATACCAAAACAGGCACTCCATCTCCTATTTTCAGCAAATAGATGGGAAGTCat GAATAGAATCATCAAGTTGTTAAAGTCAGGCACACATGTAATAACTGATAGATATGCGTTCTCAGGAATAGCATATTCTGTTGGCGCAGAGGTTcgtttattattttatcaagTATTTCCACAGGGACTTGATTTCAATTGGTGTTTGATACCTGATACTGGAATAGTAGAACCTGATGTAGTTTTTTACATGGATCTGGCTCCTGAATGTTCTTCCGCAAGAGGAAATTTCG GATCAGAAATCTATGAGAATCTCGAACACATGGAAAATGTGTATGAGGTTTTCAAAAGATTCGGAAACCTTTCATATTGGAATATCATAAAGGCACATGATGACCAAAag CAAATTCATCATAAAATCTATTCAATTGCAAAAAAG tgtcaatttttttaa
- a CDS encoding uncharacterized protein (chr2.C.cand.343 - hypothetical protein, some similarity to S. pombe nucleoporin) has product MSSLFNQNQNPQVNTGGGFLGSTYNFLNNPGTGLNNPPGYQNVGLGNFPQQQVLDSRSSVRQLTTLIPEWKGHFDLADVLMTSQEQHLNNVSMMVSQLYELYSKFQTTFDYVKTSLNDINLQQDKLNEDLNERLKCQDLQNLVTIKSRRLCENVINKRGTNDMSSVFRIPNHINVQLSRELYERVRQFRSEVEYIQNEVQLLKEIDVFQAPNFIESVLNSHKVRIKTLGDMLSNHLKRAEKSLNKDLKSHLWSGISYEPSVLRSDFLNAIGLDKPKPPEPDTSQNSEVKKQIRYLRNFNSSYNDPNFPYLKDYGYNIKDLLTNFVPNQNVSLQGVNMATPNTSSLFGTSQFGSSNLTTPFGTTAGTSQPGGLFGSSQPVTTQPTGLFGNTGSGLFGASTGLGATTGLGSTSATTGTGLFGSTTDPGSTTGITGSGLFGSTTNQTATTQPGGLFGSNTGTTTGTGLFGSTTSLGTTTGTTTGSGLFGSTSGTTGTGFGNTGSSGTGLFGSNTSTTGTSQPGGLFGTTQTGTTGTGLFGSTTGTTGSGLFGNTTGLGSTTGTTTGSGLFGSTNTSSAFGTTGTTGTGLFGSTNTTTGSAFGNTNTGTFGATNTGTGFSSSTTSGLFGNTSTSSGFCTNTGTSFGTGGSSLFGSNQQKSTGTALAIYNPNPNTGLGSFNRT; this is encoded by the coding sequence ATGTCTTCACTGTTTAACCAGAACCAGAATCCGCAAGTCAACACCGGGGGTGGATTTTTGGGCAGcacatataattttttaaataaccCAGGAACTGGACTAAATAACCCACCAGGGTACCAAAACGTAGGTTTAGGCAACTTTCCACAACAGCAAGTACTTGACTCCAGGTCGTCAGTCCGCCAGCTCACGACCTTGATTCCAGAATGGAAGGGACATTTTGACCTGGCGGATGTACTAATGACATCGCAGGAGCAACATTTAAACAACGTAAGCATGATGGTATCACAGTTATATGAACTTTACTCGAAGTTTCAAACAACATTCGATTATGTAAAAACATCACTTAATGATATAAACCTGCAACAAGATAAGTTAAACGAAGATTTGAATGAAAGGTTGAAGTGTCAAGACCTACAGAATCTAGTGACGATAAAGTCAAGAAGATTGTGTGAAAATGTAATTAACAAGAGAGGAACAAATGATATGTCCTCAGTTTTCAGAATACCAAACCATATTAACGTTCAGTTGTCAAGAGAATTGTACGAAAGAGTACGACAGTTCAGAAGCGAAGTCGAGTATATCCAAAACGAGGTTCAACTTTTGAAGGAAATCGACGTGTTTCAAGCACCAAACTTTATAGAATCGGTTCTAAATAGTCATAAAGTTAGGATTAAAACACTAGGAGATATGCTGTCAAACCATTTGAAAAGGGCTGAAAAATCACTTAACAAGGACTTAAAATCACATCTTTGGTCAGGAATTTCATATGAACCAAGTGTTCTGAGGTCAGATTTCCTAAACGCAATAGGACTTGACAAACCAAAACCACCAGAACCCGACACTTCTCAGAACTCAGAAGTTAAGAAACAGATTCGTTACCTCAGGAACTTTAACTCTTCATATAATGACCCCAACTTCCCTTACCTAAAGGATTACGGATACAACATCAAGGATTTACTCACAAACTTTGTTCCCAATCAAAATGTTTCACTTCAAGGCGTTAACATGGCTACTCCTAATACTAGTTCTTTATTTGGTACTTCTCAATTTGGATCCTCAAATTTGACTACACCCTTTGGAACAACCGCCGGAACTTCACAGCCTGGAGGTTTATTTGGTAGTTCCCAACCTGTTACTACTCAACCAACAGGACTATTTGGTAATACTGGTTCTGGTTTATTCGGTGCCAGTACTGGGCTGGGTGCTACTACTGGCCTTGGATCAACTAGTGCCACAACTGGTACTGGATTATTTGGTAGTACAACCGATCCCGGTTCAACTACTGGTATCACAGGTTCAGGGCTATTCGGTAGTACTACAAATCAAACTGCAACTACACAACCCGGAGGGTTATTTGGTTCAAATACCGGAACAACAACCGGCACCGGTTTATTTGGTTCTACTACTAGCCTAGGAACAACTACTGGAACTACAACTGGGTCTGGTTTGTTTGGTAGTACATCTGGAACAACTGGAACAGGATTTGGGAATACAGGTAGTTCTGGAACTGGATTGTTTGGATCAAATACTTCAACTACTGGAACTTCACAGCCTGGAGGATTATTTGGAACTACTCAAACAGGCACCACGGGTACTGGTCTATTCGGATCAACAACTGGTACGACTGGCTCGGGTTTATTTGGTAATACCACAGGCCTTGGATCGACAACTGGAACAACAACTGGTTCGGGTTTATTCGGTAGCACAAATACCAGTTCCGCTTTTGGCACCACGGGTACTACAGGCACTGGGCTATTTGGATCAACTAATACCACAACTGGGTCAGCATTTGGCAATACAAATACTGGAACATTTGGTGCAACTAATACTGGGACAGGATTTAGTTCAAGTACTACTTCAGGCCTATTCGGCAACACCAGTACATCTTCTGGGTTTTGTACAAACACTGGTACCAGTTTCGGTACTGGCGGATCAAGTTTGTTTGGTAGTAACCAGCAAAAATCAACAGGCACAGCCTTGGCTATATATAATCCCAACCCAAACACCGGTCTAGGTTCTTTTAATAGGACTTGA
- a CDS encoding 60S ribosomal protein L27a, putative (chr2.cand.161 - 60S ribosomal protein l27a), with protein MTTRFKKSRKLRGHVSAGHGRVGKHRKHPGGRGKAGGDSHHRILFDKFHPGYFGKVGMRHFHKLRNQYFMRTVNVNQLWDLVPEETRKEYADKPDMAPVLDVMQSGYFKVLGTGNMPPRPLVVKARLFSKTAERKIKEAGGACVLVA; from the exons ATGACTacaagatttaaaaaatcacGTAAACTTAGAGGTCACGTCTCAGCGGGACATGGAAGAGTTGGAAAACACAGAAAACATCCAGGAGGTCGTGGTAAGGCCGGTGGTGACAGTCATCACAGGATTTTGTTTGATAAGTTCCATCCCGGTTACTTCGGAAag GTTGGAATGAGGCATTTCCACAAGCTCAGAAACCAGTATTTCATGAGGACTGTGAATGTAAATCAGCTTTGGGATTTGGTTCCTGAGGAAACACGTAAGGAATACGCTGATAAGCCTGATATGGCCCCCGTTTTGGATGTTATGCAGAGTGGATACTTTAAAGTCCTTGGAACTGGCAATATGCCTCCGCGCCCCCTTGTTGTAAAGGCGCGCCTCTTTAGTAAGACTGCAGAAAGAAAGATTAAAGAGGCTGGAGGAGCCTGTGTTCTTGTTGcttaa
- a CDS encoding RNA helicase, putative (2 probable transmembrane helices predicted for TA12495 by TMHMM2.0) codes for MQESESSENEKLLISGENKVSLEYIPFKKRRIFTQKHKSRENETSNTNGKNRTKNLAFTPVSESKETEKFSGQESEEEEGPKGGRARGGRGGSCDYTYTVNDLNSVKELKINEHIEIKNDNITGSVTGSINFTNVPDKDLPKATVYGSPIDSIYKIPFKYLAVDSNVVDSIRNALLIDVSGDQVPPPILNFEDMKLPKPILKALNHKKIFEPTKIQMQALPSVLLGRDVIGVSSTGTGKTLVFVIPMIMQSWEIELRLPIESREGPFGLVICPSRELASQISDITKYFTGYIYNYGGPKLYCSCVIGGTDIKDQEFTIKSGVHMVIATPGRLNYFLNSRIINLTQCRYLCFDEADRTIDLGFDTEINGIFNHFNNQHQTLLFSATMSIKIQEFAKSALTNPILVNVGLPGSPNKNVKQLLILVPKESKLPMLLQCLKKTPPPVLIFCENKADVEIINEYLILKGVEVSAIHGGLSQEERMESISDFKNHKKDVLIGTDVASKGLDFPSIHHVINFDLPRDVENYVHRIGRTGRRGERGLATTLLDGSEDNNSLGNLKSILIESEEEIPEFLKNIHETQESRGFKEAGHRISKCPRFESQLNKQILRKEVFTKIMELYINL; via the exons ATGCAAGAAAGCGAGTCATCAGagaatgaaaaattattgatttcTGGTGAAAATAAAGTTTCTTTAGAATATATTCCGTTTAAAAAAAGGAGAATATTTACGCAAAAACATAAATCGAGGGAAAATGAAACTTCAAACACAAATGGTAAAAATCGGACTAAAAACTTGGCTTTCACACCAGTATCGGAAAGCAAAGAAACTGAAAAATTCTCTGGTCAAGAATctgaagaagaagaaggACCAAAAGGAGGAAGAGCAAGAGGAGGAAGAGGAGGATCATGTGACTACACATATACTGTAAATGATTTGAATTCAGTAAAAGAGCTAAAGATTAATGAAcatattgaaattaaaaatgataatattactGGCTCA GTCACAGGTTCCATTAATTTCACCAATGTACCTGATAAGGACCTGCCAAAGGCCACAGTTTATGGTTCTCCAATTGATtcaatttacaaaataccATTTAAATACTTGGCTGTTGACTCCAATGTGGTTGATTCGATCAGAAATGCTCTTTTAATTGACGTTTCTGGGGACCAGGTACCTCCTCCAATTCTTAACTTTGAGGATATGAAGCTCCCAAAACCAATATTGAAGGCCTTAAACCATAAGAAAATATTCGAGCCTACTAAAATCCAGATGCAGGCGTTACCCTCAGTTCTACTGGGAAGAGACGTTATAGGCGTGTCATCGACAG GGACTGGAAAGACTCTGGTTTTTGTTATTCCAATGATAATGCAGTCTTGGGAAATTGAACTCAGACTTCCAATTGAATCCAGAGAAGGTCCTTTTGGTCTTGTAATTTGCCCTTCTCGAGAACTCGCTTCACAAATTTCCGACATAACCAAGTACTTTACCggatatatttataattacgGAGGACCCAAGCTTTATTGCTCATGTGTTATCGGAGGAACTGACATCAAGGACCAGGAATTTACCATCAAATCTGGAGTTCACATGGTTATTGCCACGCCAGGAAGACTTAATTACTTCCTAAACTCCAGAATTATCAATTTGACACAGTGCAGATACCTCTGCTTTGATGAAGCAGATAG gACAATAGATTTGGGGTTTGATACTGAAATAAATGGTATATTTAACCACTTTAACAACCAGCATCAGACCTTGCTTTTTTCAGCAACGATGTCAATTAAAATTCAAGAATTCGCTAAATCAGCACTGACTAACCCGATTCTGGTCAACGTTGGTCTACCAGGATCACCTAACAAGAATGTAAAGCAGCTATTAATTCTAGTTCCAAAGGAATCGAAGCTTCCAATGTTGCTTCAGTGCCTTAAGAAAACACCACCTCCGGTGTTGATCTTCTGTGAAAATAAGGCGGACGTTGAGATTATTAACGAGTACCTCATTCTCAAAGGAGTTGAAGTATCTGCTATCCACGGCGGACTTAGCCAGGAGGAGAGAATGGAATCCATTTCAGACTTTAAGAACCATAAAAAAGATGTGCTAATTGGCACTGATGTCGCCTCCAAGGGGCTAGACTTCCCCTCAATACACCATGTAATCAACTTTGACCTTCCCAGAGATGTCGAAAATTATGTACACCGAATTGGGAGAACTGGAAGAAGAGGAGAAAGAG GCCTTGCAACAACGCTGTTGGATGGCTCAGAGGATAATAATTCCCTTGGGAATTTGAAGTCAATTCTAATTGAGTCTGAGGAGGAGATACCAgaatttttgaaaaatatacat GAAACACAGGAAAGTAGAGGGTTTAAGG AGGCTGGTCATAGAATCTCAAAGTGTCCAAGGTTTGAAAGTCAGTTGAATAAACAAATACTGAGAAAAGAAGtttttactaaaataatggaattgtatataaatttgtag
- a CDS encoding uncharacterized protein (chr2.C.cand.344 - hypothetical protein) produces the protein MGEVSKRSHVILIHEIVKYHISRITPETNHLLSDNYDPSSQDTHSSINESLEDHGYDLGLKIVSRLTLSMGPIHDPNKCMVFICRQLWTYLFGKQAKRLQSNSQGIYVVFSEDLYWMDNLEFNYSTRNNSTEKPSIETYRQFYLSFISGVLKGSLKSLGFPCSVFGEDENIC, from the exons ATGGGTGAGGTTTCTAAGAGATCGCATGTTATTCTCATCCAtgaaattgtaaaatatcataTTTCTAGAATTACCCCTGAAACCAATCACCTTTTATCTGACAATTACGATCCTTCTTCTCAAGATACACATTCTTCTATAAACGAATCATTAGAGGATCATGGCTACGATCTAGGCTTGAAAATAGTTTCAAG GCTCACTCTTTCCATGGGTCCCATCCACGACCCTAACAAATGCATGGTTTTTATATGTCGTCAACTCTGGACTTACTTATTCGGCAAACAGGCCAAGAGACTCCAGTCTAATAGCCAG GGTATATATGTTGTTTTTTCCGAGGACCTCTACTGGATGGATAACCTAGAGTTCAACTACTCTACTCGTAACAACTCAACTGAAAAGCCTTCAATTGAGACTTACAGACAGTTTTACTTGTCCTTTATTTCCGGTGTTTTAAAGGGTTCTCTGAAATCGCTCGGGTTCCCCTGTTCAGTTTTTGGAGAGGatgaaaatatatgttag